One genomic region from Hippea jasoniae encodes:
- a CDS encoding flagellar protein FlgN, translating to MSSLLNLEGVLNGLIELYEKLVELTEKEREYLINIDGEGLEKLTKQKQLIADELESKKSQLKEILSLYDAENISEFLFIVSENREVDHLRMLNGKLQKTIDKFVLKSNVNKMIATENLQFFNGLLNLYGSLFSKENYDKNAQTPINAQIMSVRV from the coding sequence GTGAGTAGTTTATTAAACCTTGAAGGTGTTTTGAATGGATTGATAGAACTATACGAAAAATTGGTAGAGCTAACCGAAAAGGAAAGGGAATATTTAATAAACATAGATGGCGAGGGGCTTGAAAAACTCACAAAACAGAAACAGCTTATTGCTGATGAGCTTGAAAGTAAAAAAAGTCAATTAAAAGAGATTCTTTCCTTATACGATGCAGAAAATATCAGCGAGTTTTTGTTTATTGTGAGTGAAAACAGAGAGGTTGACCATCTGCGTATGCTTAACGGAAAACTGCAAAAAACAATCGATAAGTTTGTGCTAAAGAGCAATGTCAATAAGATGATAGCAACAGAGAATCTTCAGTTCTTTAACGGTTTATTAAATCTATATGGTTCTTTGTTTTCTAAAGAAAATTACGATAAAAACGCTCAAACTCCTATCAACGCTCAAATTATGAGTGTGAGGGTATAG
- the flgM gene encoding flagellar biosynthesis anti-sigma factor FlgM, with translation MKIDAYLSGVIEKYVKQSKQQKVDKVDIKQPKEKPSEGQTKTLDKVEISSEAKLLADIKADEDRRADKIKQIRSQIENGTYKPDLEKLAKSILKEWKGE, from the coding sequence ATGAAGATTGATGCCTACCTAAGCGGGGTTATAGAGAAATATGTCAAGCAGTCAAAACAGCAAAAGGTAGATAAGGTTGATATAAAACAGCCAAAGGAAAAACCTTCTGAAGGGCAAACCAAGACGCTTGATAAGGTAGAGATCTCGTCTGAGGCAAAACTCCTTGCGGATATCAAGGCAGATGAAGACAGAAGAGCCGATAAGATTAAACAAATTAGATCGCAGATAGAAAATGGCACCTACAAGCCTGATCTGGAAAAATTAGCCAAATCGATTTTGAAGGAGTGGAAGGGTGAGTAG
- a CDS encoding transglycosylase SLT domain-containing protein: protein MDKMIPIENKINNIENTYKLKEACRQFEALFISQLLTEMEKGIPQDPIVKNNAANSIYKFMYINALSQKMSETSPFGIAKTLFNSLKAYIEYKTHLPKNIENKPIKLHKDSFEFKPLKKKGFMDLSADKMKMIKSIVKQASQKYHVPEKLILSVIKAESDFNPEAISKAGAIGLMQLMPQTAVELGVKNIWDIRQNIMGGVKYLSKLLGEFKDYKKAIAAYNAGAGNVKKYNGIPPFRETQGYVKKVLAYMEQFH from the coding sequence ATGGATAAAATGATACCTATAGAAAACAAGATCAATAATATCGAAAATACCTATAAACTCAAAGAAGCCTGCAGGCAGTTTGAGGCTTTGTTTATATCTCAGTTATTAACAGAGATGGAAAAAGGCATTCCTCAAGATCCTATTGTAAAAAACAATGCAGCCAACTCAATTTATAAGTTTATGTATATAAATGCATTGAGCCAGAAAATGTCTGAAACATCACCGTTTGGTATAGCAAAGACTTTGTTTAATTCTTTAAAAGCCTACATAGAATACAAAACACATCTGCCCAAAAATATTGAAAATAAACCGATTAAATTACATAAAGATTCTTTTGAGTTTAAGCCACTTAAAAAGAAGGGATTTATGGATTTATCCGCCGATAAAATGAAGATGATTAAATCTATAGTAAAACAAGCCTCTCAAAAATACCATGTTCCAGAAAAGTTGATTTTGAGCGTGATTAAGGCCGAATCTGATTTTAATCCAGAGGCTATATCAAAAGCTGGTGCTATCGGTTTGATGCAGCTTATGCCTCAGACGGCAGTTGAGCTTGGTGTTAAAAACATCTGGGATATAAGGCAAAATATTATGGGTGGCGTTAAATATCTATCTAAGTTGTTGGGTGAGTTTAAAGATTACAAAAAAGCTATAGCTGCATACAACGCAGGAGCTGGTAATGTTAAAAAATACAACGGTATACCCCCGTTTAGGGAGACTCAAGGGTATGTTAAAAAAGTGCTTGCCTATATGGAGCAATTTCACTAA
- a CDS encoding flagellar basal body P-ring protein FlgI yields the protein MKKLITAVFVLLFGINAFGFEVKIGDVTNVVGVRNNQLVGYGLVVGLAGTGDGTSSYFTVQSIANALKHFGVTLSSSAMQSLQVKNIAAVLVTATLPPFAKQGDRIDVTVSSIGDAKSLQGGTLIMTPLKGPDGKVYAVAQGPVSIGGYNMGGGATKVRKNHPTVGRIPNGAIVENQVDVDINSKSSFMLALKSPNFTMATRVAEAINRFYRRQMAFPVDGGSVKVVVPPLYRGDVVELISQINQLSVNQVSVPRVVLDEKTGTVVVGGDVTVEPVSISHGNLTVTITTTKTVSQPNPLAGGKTTTVANKKVNVEEGKGKFLTFPKGATVSQLVQALNKAGATPRDMMAIFQALKAAGALNAELEMM from the coding sequence ATGAAAAAACTAATCACTGCTGTATTTGTGTTGCTTTTTGGTATAAATGCATTTGGATTTGAGGTAAAAATCGGCGATGTAACAAATGTTGTTGGGGTTAGAAATAACCAGCTTGTGGGTTATGGCCTTGTTGTTGGCCTTGCAGGGACAGGCGATGGCACAAGTTCCTATTTCACAGTCCAGTCGATAGCAAATGCCCTTAAACATTTTGGTGTTACACTCTCAAGCTCTGCCATGCAGAGTTTGCAGGTTAAAAATATTGCAGCTGTGCTTGTTACGGCAACACTGCCGCCATTTGCAAAGCAGGGTGATAGAATCGATGTCACTGTTTCGTCAATAGGCGATGCAAAGAGTCTTCAGGGCGGCACATTGATTATGACGCCTTTGAAAGGCCCCGATGGAAAGGTTTATGCAGTAGCTCAGGGTCCTGTCTCGATAGGTGGTTATAACATGGGTGGCGGTGCAACAAAGGTTAGAAAGAATCATCCTACAGTTGGAAGGATTCCAAACGGTGCTATTGTTGAAAATCAGGTGGATGTAGATATCAATTCAAAAAGTAGCTTTATGCTGGCTTTGAAAAGTCCTAATTTTACAATGGCAACAAGGGTTGCAGAGGCTATAAACAGATTTTACAGAAGACAGATGGCTTTTCCTGTAGATGGTGGGAGCGTGAAGGTTGTTGTGCCGCCTCTTTATAGGGGTGATGTTGTTGAGTTGATTTCTCAAATCAATCAACTAAGCGTGAATCAGGTTTCTGTGCCACGAGTTGTTTTAGATGAAAAAACAGGGACTGTTGTGGTTGGTGGTGATGTAACCGTTGAGCCTGTAAGTATCTCACACGGCAATTTAACCGTTACGATAACAACTACAAAAACCGTTTCTCAACCAAATCCATTGGCTGGTGGAAAAACAACCACCGTTGCCAATAAAAAGGTTAATGTGGAAGAAGGAAAAGGTAAGTTTCTCACTTTTCCAAAAGGCGCCACTGTTTCACAACTTGTGCAGGCGTTAAACAAAGCCGGTGCAACGCCAAGGGATATGATGGCAATATTTCAGGCTTTGAAGGCTGCTGGTGCCTTAAATGCAGAGCTGGAGATGATGTGA